A portion of the Pseudomonadota bacterium genome contains these proteins:
- a CDS encoding thrombospondin type 3 repeat-containing protein, with translation MKRAVSAMAAGLMLVAICGPAHAVSAGAVDYAAAFLGGKIVLFGRLGAGQSWSALKPEAKSHEYGYRCYDSHNQLWKTVGSRVQAGARILVFVEMNCAPEAGYCADPGKAPEKAARVRMRVFAQCRPVAPASAEFVCTLDGKDIPVLCDLNSAMPERKIEKLFDDGSYGMKIVFREAASGLESPALGLDALFGAENADADNDGVPDAWDNCPSAPNEDQADADGDGAGDACPGAPAAPPAR, from the coding sequence GTGGCGATCTGCGGTCCTGCGCACGCGGTCTCCGCCGGGGCGGTCGATTACGCGGCCGCGTTTCTGGGCGGGAAAATTGTTCTGTTCGGCAGGCTGGGCGCGGGGCAGAGCTGGAGCGCCTTAAAGCCCGAGGCCAAATCTCACGAATATGGCTATCGCTGCTACGACTCGCACAACCAGCTCTGGAAGACAGTGGGCAGCAGGGTCCAGGCGGGAGCAAGGATCCTGGTTTTCGTCGAGATGAATTGTGCCCCTGAGGCGGGGTATTGCGCCGACCCGGGCAAGGCGCCGGAAAAGGCGGCGCGCGTCCGCATGCGGGTATTTGCCCAGTGCAGGCCGGTGGCGCCCGCATCGGCGGAGTTCGTCTGCACCCTCGACGGCAAGGACATACCGGTGCTGTGCGACCTCAATTCCGCCATGCCCGAGAGAAAGATCGAGAAGCTCTTCGACGATGGGAGCTATGGAATGAAGATCGTGTTCAGGGAGGCGGCGTCGGGCCTCGAGAGCCCCGCCCTCGGATTAGATGCGCTCTTCGGGGCCGAGAACGCGGACGCGGACAACGACGGCGTGCCCGACGCCTGGGACAACTGCCCGTCGGCGCCGAACGAGGACCAGGCGGACGCGGACGGCGACGGCGCCGGGGACGCATGCCCCGGAGCGCCCGCAGCGCCGCCTGCCCGGTGA
- a CDS encoding glutamate racemase: protein MSSQSPIGIFDSGIGGLTVLAAVKRRLPGESVLYLGDTARVPYGTKSAETVVRYSSQCAAFLVERGVKALVVACNTASAYALPELAKNFDVPVLGVVEPGCRAALEISRGGGIGVIGTAGTVASNAYGSLLKAMDPSVRVVSRACPLFVPLVEEGWTDNDVAEAAAARYLAGLSSEGIDTLILGCTHYPLLKGVIARNVGVGVRLIDSAEATAAALEALLAGKMIAAAEKAGARDHLYVTDLPARFEGIAHRFLGGEPPEVTRVDL from the coding sequence ATGTCGAGCCAATCGCCCATAGGAATCTTCGACTCGGGAATAGGCGGCCTCACCGTGCTGGCCGCGGTCAAGAGGCGCCTGCCAGGCGAGTCGGTCCTCTATCTCGGGGACACCGCCAGGGTACCCTACGGCACCAAGTCCGCCGAGACTGTCGTTCGCTACTCGAGCCAGTGCGCGGCTTTCCTCGTGGAGAGGGGGGTCAAGGCGCTGGTGGTCGCGTGCAACACCGCGTCCGCCTACGCGCTGCCCGAGCTCGCGAAGAACTTCGACGTCCCGGTGCTGGGGGTCGTGGAGCCGGGCTGCAGGGCGGCCCTCGAAATCTCCAGGGGGGGCGGCATCGGCGTGATCGGCACGGCCGGGACCGTGGCGAGCAACGCCTACGGCTCGCTGCTCAAGGCCATGGACCCCTCCGTGCGGGTCGTCAGCCGCGCCTGCCCGCTGTTCGTGCCGCTGGTGGAGGAGGGGTGGACCGACAACGATGTGGCCGAGGCGGCGGCTGCCAGATATCTGGCCGGGCTTTCCTCCGAGGGGATAGACACCCTGATCCTCGGGTGCACGCACTATCCGCTGCTCAAGGGGGTGATAGCCCGGAACGTGGGGGTGGGCGTGAGGCTGATCGATTCCGCCGAGGCCACTGCGGCAGCACTCGAGGCCCTGCTCGCCGGGAAGATGATCGCGGCGGCGGAGAAGGCGGGCGCAAGGGACCATCTCTATGTCACAGACCTGCCGGCGAGGTTCGAGGGGATCGCACACCGGTTCCTCGGCGGTGAGCCGCCGGAGGTCACGAGGGTCGACCTCTGA